The Thamnophis elegans isolate rThaEle1 unplaced genomic scaffold, rThaEle1.pri scaffold_126_arrow_ctg1, whole genome shotgun sequence genome contains the following window.
CGGGTTTGTAACTTAAGGACTATCTACGTGCCCCAGCACGAAGGGTAATTCATTCCTGATGCAAAGTTTTATTGCTTAAACAGGACTGTTAAGCTAACTCGGACATGTTTGTTATTAGGGATGGGCAGCTATTCAGCTTCAAAGCCAAAAGCAGCTTTggaacaagtgtgtgtgtgtgtgtgtgtgtgtgcgcgcgccagggggggttcctgccagttctaagctcttctatagaagaggttccacaaatctactgtgccgtttagaaccggttccagctccctccccccgcctgcccgtccgcacaccatcaagatgaagagcgagaggaggaattctgggagttgaagtcaacaagtcttaaagctgtcaagtttgaacacccctgggggggggggggtttctaaagggttaggggtgcaagggtcttgtaacttgacagctttaagacttgcatgcttcaaatgccaaagttcctgagccaatatgactggcggaggaattctgggagttgaagtccacaagtcttaaagctgtcaactttgaacccccctgggtttttttctaagggttaggggtacaagggtcttgtaacttgacagctttaagacttgcatgcttcaatgccagagttcctgagccaacatgactggaggaggaattctgggagttgaagtccacaagtcttaaagctctcaagtttgaacactcctgggggtttttttcctaaagggttaggggtgcaagggtcttgtaacttgacagctttaagacttgcgtgcttcaaatgccagagtttctgagccaacattttggttgctaagcaagagcgttgttaagtgagtttcaccacactttacaagttggccatgcccacctggtcacatgactggcaagccactcccatttagtcacatggccagcaagccactcccacaaaacaggccacacctacagaagaggttctaaacatttttgaaatccaccactggtgtacGAACACACATATCCACgcaaatacacacagacacacccccCCCAAATAGAGGACAGGACAACAAACAAACTCTcttgaaaactaatcaaagagagaagcaatctggaatgaaggagaaacttcctaaccatGAGGAcacttaaccagtggaacagcctgctaccagaagttgtggatgctccatcactagatGTTTTTAAGAACAGCCTAGACTGTAGACCAGAGTATCAATCttggtttcattgagggctgcatcaggattgtgtttgaccttgggaggggggcggggggcatggccaacttgacgtcactcgtgtcggggggccctgtggtggcccgagtgctctgccagtgaaaacgggcttccaaactctgtttatggctgcgacagcctcctgcaatcccctGCCAATTGAAGTGGAGCTCAGGAGTGCTGTCCATgaccagcttgacgtcactcgtgtcgggggggtggggggggctgcggtggtccgagtgctctgccattgaaaacgggctcccgagctccgtttacggctgcgacagcctcctgcaaccctctgccaattgaaatggagctcaggagtgcTGTCCGCGACCAGTttgacgtcactcgtgttgggggggggctatggtggcccgagtgctcttccagtgaaaacgggctcccgagctcgttttcggctgcgacagcctcctgcaaccgtctgccaatgaaaatggagctcaggagggctgtatGCAGCCCTCCTGAGGTCCGTTTTCTCGTGCAGAGGCATTACAGGCCGGTCCCTTGtcttttccagggtggccccgtggcccagatctaagcaccctgtgggctggatctggggCCTGGCCCTTGAGTTTCACACACCTGGTTTAGACAGTCCCtttatctgaagtggtataggttctcctgcgtgagcagggggctggactagaagacctctattcTAGATGTCCAGGCAACCTCTGTGCGGACGCTCACATTCACTTTCAGACCCACTAATTGGGTCCTTGTGCTATGTCCCAACACTCAAACGGCAGCTCAGTCCTCTACCCACCCTCCTCTCAACTTTGAGAACTTCAGCAAACATATTCCAGATTcttctcaccagtggtgggtttcaaatttttttcgaacctactctgtgggtgtggcctccttcggggagtggcttgcaggccatgtgacctggtgggagtggcttgccgacgatgtgttttctctctctctctctctttccttccttttgtctctctgtccctttttcctttttttctttcatctctctctcactttttctttttttctttttttctttatttctttcttcctttctttctccttctccttctccttctctttctccctagggagtgggcggcatacaaatgtcaataaaacactctctctctctctctctctctctctctctctctctctctctctctctctctctctctttgtgtgtgtgtgtgtgtgtgtgtttgtgtgtttgtgtttgtgtgtgtgtgtgtgtgtcaatgatgggtttcaaaaatctttggaacctcttctgtaggtgtgacctgctttctggtggaacatcttctaaccggttcggaagatttgacgaaccggttctaccgaactggtgcgaactggtaggaacccacctgtgtaACTCACTGTCAGCAACTAAAAAGACCTGGGCCAACTCACCTGTATAGCATAAAGCATAAACTCACCTGTATAGCATAAAGAAGGTGTCCTCTGTACAAAGAGATGATATTATTATGACGTCGCTCGGACTCCTAGTACACAAAGGGAATTAAAAGGAATTAAATCGTTTAAAATAACCAGAATGGCTCAGCTAAGACTATTTCAGGTGGGATTCACTGCAATTGCAAACATCTCCAAAAAAAATTTTCCTTGCCTGAGGAGAGCTTTCCTGCTGAACAGCCCTCACTCTGAATTTACCAGGTGAGTTTATTCGGTTATTAATGGGATTCCCAATTAGCTATTCTCCATCCTATTAAGACTCTAGGGTTTTTAAATTTCCTTACAGGACGTTGTTCTTACgggatacagttctacagaggaatgattgagtctgtcatctgcacctctagaactgtctggtttggttctgcaacccaacaggacagacggagacttcagaggataatttaGATCTGccgaaaaaacaattactgtcaacctgccttccattgaggacctgcacactgcacgagtcaaaaagagggccgtgaaaatatgtacagacccctcgcatcctgcaCATAAATTGTTtcgactcctaccctcaaaacgacgctatagggcaggcactgcacaccaagacaagtaGACACAAGAGcaatttttccccaaacgccatcactctgctaaacaaataattccctccccactgtcaaaccattcactaagtctgcactagtattagtcttctcattgttcctatcactcatctcttcccacttatgaatgCAGGACTgttaactttgtggcttgtatccttacgatttatattgatatagattgtttcctgattgcttatttgtactctgtgactatcattaagtgctgtatgattcttgacgaatgcatcttgtctttttaatgtacagtgagagcatctgcaccaaagacaaattccttgtgtgtccaatcacacttggccaataaagaattctgttctattctattctattattatattatattcttctactctactctattattctattctattcttctactctattctactctactctattctattctactctactctaatctactcttttactctacactactctactcttctattctattccactctattattctattctattctactctattctattctactctaatctactcttctactctacactactcttctattctattctattctattctactctactctattactctattctattcttctactctattcttctactctattctactctactctttcactctacactactctactcttctcttctactctactctattattctattctattctactctactctactctaatctattctactctaatctactcttctactctacactactctactcttctattctattctattattatattatattcttctactctactctactctattctattctattctattcttctactctattctattctactctactctattctattctactctaatctaatctactcttttactctacactactctactcttctattctattctattctactctactctattattctattctactctattctattctactctaatctactatacactactcttctattctattctattctactctactctattactctattctattcttctactctattcttctactctattctactctactctttcactctacactactctactcttctcttctcttctactctactctattattctattctattctattctactctactctaatctattctactctaatctactcttctactctacactactcttctattctattctattcttttctactctattactctattctattcttctactctattcttctactctattctactctactcttttactctactctactctactcttctcttttactctactctattattctattctattctactctactctactctaatctattctactctaatctactcttctactctacactactctactcttctattctattctattattatattatattcttctattctactctactctattctattctattcttctactctattctattctactctactctattctattctactctaatctaatctactgttttactctacactactctactcttctcttctattctattatactctactctattattctattctattctactctattctattctactctaatctactcttctactctacactactcttctattctactctattactctattctattcttctactctattcttctactctattctactctactcttttactctactctactctactcttctcttctactctactctattattctattctattctactctactctactctattctactctaatctactcttctactctactactctactattctattctattctattattatattatattcttctattctactctattctattctattcttctactctattctattctactctactctattctattctactctaatctaatctactcttttactctacactactctactcttctcttctattctattatactctactctattattctattctactctattctattctactctaatctactcttctactctacactactcttctattctactctattactctattctattcttctactctattcttctactctattctactctactgtattctattctactctactctactcttttactctacactactctactcttctcttctactctactctattagtctattctattctattctactttattctattctactttaatctactcttctactctacactactctactattctattctattatcatattatattcttctactctactctattattctattctattctattcttctactctattctactctattctattctactctattctattctattctactctactctactattctattctattctattctattctattctattctattgggtTTTTCAGAGACGTTTACCTAACCATCACAACTTCAAGAGTTGGTCCTGTCTCATCTAATTGGTTCCATCTCATGCGAACGTCTTCCTTTTATTCAAGCAAGGTATAGTCCTGGCCAAGGGTTTTTGGTTGGTTGATTACTGTACATGCCATCAAGCTGTTAAAAGAACTAGGCAACTACATGGTTATATCTCCATCTCATCTGGAAGTGTGATTTTGACagaataatagttggaagggaccttggaggtcttctagtcccaccccctacccacacaggagaccttacactattccagagaaatggttgtcaaatatcttcttcaaaacctccagtattggagcattcacaacatctggagacaagtcgttccattgattaattgtttccactgtcgggaaatttctccttaattccaggttgcttctccccttgattagtttccattcactgTTTCTCGTCCTGCCtgctggtactttggagaataggcgggcccctcttctttgtgacaaccccttagATATGGGAATACTGCTCCCATGTCTCTCCTGGCCCTTCCTTTCTCTAGATTAGTCATACCCAATGcccgcaactgttcttcctatgttttagtctcctctgcgctctttctagagtgtcaactTCTTGTTTGTATCACGGCAACCAAAACGGATGCAAGAGCTATGGTAGTTAGAATGCAACatggcaggctgactctgctcgctgccagcagttcgatcctggccagttcaaggttgacttagctttTCCCTCCTTCCAAAGTCAacaaaatgaggtcccagattgtttggggggggggggcaagaggctgactctgcaaaccacttagagagggctgtaaaagcattatgaagcggtataaaagtctaagtgctattccaaatgtggtcttaccaatACATGACTCCCTTCTTGTCTTCCGAGGAACACCTGACCCATCTGAAGTGGAAGGAATCAAACAGTTGAGCTTGATGGACCTTCCTAAAACAACTCTTCGGGTCTCTACTTAATTCTCCTCTCCTTGCTTCGTAAGATACTCACAATCAACTGCTGCTCCAGATCTTTAATTCTCCTTTGGAAGGTAGCTACCTCCAGCTCGCTCTCTGCCTTGGGTGAGAAGATCCCTTTAAGGGAAGCACCGCTGGACAGCTCCGAAAGATCCTTCAGAGCTTCTTTCAGTTTGAAGACCTCTTTGGAGAGCTCTGTGATCTgccaaggaaagaagggaaacagTGACACCAAGGCAAGCAGCATTTTTCACACCCAGTAAGCCACACACATCTGGATTCTTCTGCTTGATCTCTCTGCCAGTGGGCAGagatatacagtgtgtgtgtgtgtgtgtgtgtgtgtgtgtgtgtgcgcgcacgcgcacgcgcgtatatacatacatacatacatacatacatacatacatacatacatacagagagagagtcCCAACCCCCGGTAAGCCCCaactatgggaggaagctaactgcttccatcatctgtcaatcggctcgtcacaagagtccctcacgacagaaacccaatatttttactgttgcctttgttatatttgtgttttatttgtgctgataaataaataaagggagactagtatagatctatttcaagctatttagctctcatcagctagccatacccttactgggattcgaacctgtgctatattgcatcttaggcaaacgtcttaatggcttaatggctaagacatttgcctaagatgcaatatagcacaggttcgaatcccagtaagggtatggctagctgatgagagctaaatagcttgaaatagatctatactagtctccctttatttatttatcagcacagacagatagatagatagatagatagatagatagatagatagatagatagatagatatgatagatgatagatgatagatgatagatgatagagatagagattagtgTGGTTGTATCGTGATTGATAGATTGGTGCTGataggtgctggctgtgtgtccgttgttttgtgttgtaacggcctgggtggtgggtggggcttgtttgttgattagggctggtttccagatgtctggtaggcgggaggtatcgtcacgtttattcatgttgtggggctgtttctctatttcgatagcttccataattattctcttgttgaagtgttcagttttggagcttaacctggttccttcaaaattgaataaagaacatgaataaacgtgacgatacctcccgcctaccagacatttggaaaccagccctagtcaacaaacgagccccacccaccacccgggccattacaacacaaaacaacaatggactcacagtcagcaccaatcagcaccaatctaccaatcatgatacagccacacaaccaatcaatccacttactgaaacaaagccagcactccacacaccccctaccaagatttatagaaagacggcagctccgaccacgctttaagcccaaaacccagcctgaagatggcaagtgagacttcgccgaaacgttgccaagacaatctcaatcttacatgggaaaaggcccgaatatacacatacatacacacacacacacacacacacacacacacacacacacacacacacagagtatgcATAGTAGGCAAAGCCCAGAAAAGGAGTGAGAAAGAGTAAGTCAAAGGAATTAAGgcctgagattaaaaaaaaatgagaaggaaTTTCAGCTAATTTCCATTTTACcctggggtgtccaaccttggccactttgagatttgtggacttcagctcccagaattccctagtcttaaagtggccagggCTGGACATACCTGATTCATACTAAGAGAATAATGGTTGTGTAAGACCCCTTTATCTCTTGAAAAGAAAACTTGGTGGAGGAAACGGAATtaccgaataacagagttggaagggacctaggaggtcttctagtccaaacccctgctcaaataaaaaaaaaagttgtctaCTATCTTGTTCTCTTATCCTTCATTTCCCCACATCCCTCCACAATTTCATTTGTGAGGTTTGGTCTTCGGGTCTTCTAAAATATCCCAAAATATATATGGGAAGAAAAGAGTGAATTGTTGAAACAACCAGAACATCCCACAAGGAGTCCACCATTTTCTTGAATCCAGGCCCTGGGAATTTTAAGGACCTGCTTAAACAAGGATGATGGGTGATATGGAATGGCAAattttggaagattgctatcatatcacccctccTCTTCATTAGACTGGACATACCatatgtcctgttctagctaaacatccataatatttaataacagacttttctaatcctcctttccaaatcgctgttggcaattttcatctagtttccttatattatactcattatatatgtgtataggttgtcatcattatccctcctttattcaactatatcagtatgtggttatgtattaaatttcggtatattttatgatgaaggacgtttaaataattatagtcaaatataaatggaggtacaaggataacacttgtaatatctgagttaaaatacttgagttaatataaattatgcttgatgactgtggaagagatgcacgaaagccttttgtaaccaactgatacactttctacagtatgtaaagaaggaagatttcatgtgttgtgtttgttttgaaaatgaaaaattaaattaaaaaaaaaaaaagactggacatacccagttcttgcaaccgttcttcatatgttttagcctccagtcccctaatcctctttgttgctcttctctgcactctttccagaatctccatatctatctatctatctatctatctatctatctatctatctctctctctctctctctctctctctctctctctctctctctatctatctatctatctatctatcaatcaatcatctatctatctatctatctatctatctatctatctatctatctatctatttacctacctacctacctacctacctacctacctacctacctacctacctatctatcatctatttatctcttgGTGAACAAAGTGGAGGCAATAGAGGCGTGAGGGCACTTTTTTCAGACTAACCAAATAGGACTCAccttcttgtctttctctttAACCAGCTTGGCTGAGTCTTCGATGTGGCTGTGCAGCTCCTGGAGACGTTCGGACTCGGCCCGCAGGCTTTGCAACTGCTTCTCGGCGGCGGCCAGCTGCGCCTCGGCCGCGTGCTTCTCGCTCTTCATGAAGAGGGCCTCCCGCTGCACCTGGAAGACTTCGGTGCAGGTCCGTTCGTGCTTGGAGCCCAGGTCACTCAGCTTCGCCTTCAGAGCCTCGATTTCGGCCTGTGAGGCGGCCCTGAGCTGCTCGTGGGTCTCCTTGGAGACGGTGCCTTGACGGACCTCATCCAGCTGGGCCTGGAGATGGGAGGCCTCCTGGGCTTTGGCCTTCAGCTCCTGCTCCAACAGCTTTCCTTtggccttcaactcccacaagGTGCCCTCCAAGGCCTCCTTAGCCCGGGCGTGCTCAGCCAGGGGTACCGACTCTCGCCTGTAGGCCTCAGTGGTCTTCTGAAGTTCTGCCAGCTCGGTCTGGGTGGAGGTGTACTTCTCTTTCATCTCCAGCAGCCTCTTCTCAGCCCCAGAATGGGTGGCCTTCAACTTCTCCACCATACCTTCGTGCTCCACTCTAGAGACGCACTGAGAGGCCAGCCTCTCCTTGGTCGCTTGAAGCTCCTCTTCCAGCTTCTCCCGGCCTTCTCGGAGCTCCTCGACGTGAGCCTTCACTTCTTCGTGTTGCTTCGTCATGGCCCTCAGCTGCTCTCGCAGCTTGCTGGTCTCCTCCTGAAGGGCCTGGCTGACCGAAGACTTTCCTTCAAGCACCTCGTGCCTTTCCTCCTCCAAGGAGGCCCTCAGTTCTCTTAGTTCTGCTTCCGCAGAGGTGCATCTCTTTCGAAGGGCCTCTTTCTCCTGGGATATGGCATCCAAGGAGGCCCCGAGGGTGGCTTTCATCTCATCGTAGTTTTGGGCCCCTTTTTCTTCTTGGGCCCTGAGCAGCACTTCCAAATCCTTCGTCTTCTGATCTTGCTCCTTCAGCTCCTCCTGAGTCTTGTGCAGAGCGGCCTTGACCGTCTCGAGTTCAATTCTGGAACTCTCCGCAGCGTCTTTGTCCTCCACGGACAAGATGCCTAGTTCAATCTGTTCCTCGAGGAGCTTGACTTCAGCCAAAGCGGCCTGATATTTCTCCTGGGTCTCACTCAGCTCGTTCATCAGCTCCTCCATCTCTTCTCGGGTTACCGGGTTGAATTTGCCTTTTCCTTCCTGCTCCGAGCCGGCTTTACTTTCCGTCGCTCGGTCCTCTCTGATCTGATCATCCGGCAGGCTGATCTTCTCCAAAGCTTCTTTAAGAGCCGCGATTTGCTTCTCGTAATCGTCCTTCAGCTGTTCGTAAGCCTCAGCTGAGACGAGCTTAGGAGGGCCGCCATCTGTTCCGTTGCTCTCCAGGGACTTCAGAAGCTCTTGAGCCTCCAACTGCTGCCCTTTCAGCTTCTCGAACTCGGATCTCAGCGAGTCGTACAAAATGATAGGGATGAAGTCCCCGGAAGCATCAGCCTCGCTCAGGTCTTTCTCGTCCTGCTCCAGAACCTGCACAAAACGGAAATTTGATTTATTGGATACGCACAGAGTGagaaacaccccccccacacacacacacacaaacgtgttCAAGACAGAGTTAAATGCACAGCCTCGTTGACTGTGTTGCATGCATATAGCTAGTCCTCGGCTTTTGACCGATACTTTCCGTTCTTCTGGGTTTTGCCTTCTGTGGCTAATCCTAAAGGGGGAACTTATTGTttacaataacaacaaaatattGTTATTCCTTGACttaaccaccacaattgagccccaaatttccgcgGCTACAGCGAGACAGTTTTCACCCAAATTTTAGGACCtgtcctgccacagttgttaagtgaatcagtaattgttaagtgaattcggcttccccatcaactttgcttgccagaagatccCAAAGATCTTCCCAGGATGCTACCAACTGTCATaattacatgccagttgctaattgttttaattttgatcacgCAACAGTCATGCGGGTGAAACATgttcataagacacttttttcagtgctgtggtaactttgaaatgaactgttgcaagtcgacaACTGCTACTCGTAGTTTATAGTTGCTTAACTCAAACAATATTTCTCCACAGCAGGTGAGTACCATATTtctgggagtataagacgcaagcTCCCCACCCTcctaaaagaggttgaaaatttggctgcgtcttatactccgaatgtagcttttTGAAAGCCTtgttttcagccctaatgaggtgctaacaagTGAAGCGATCTTCTGTGCTTTGCGCCTGCATTCCTCATTACTGCtccctctgacaatcagctgtgctttagaagctgctttttatccccaaccaggggataaaaagtctgtgtgtgtgcatatgttcaAAACCAGAAaattatgtgctgaagctgaccagactaaggatgCTAGCGAGATGAATACCTAGTAGGCAGATTTCCGCCCTcccccccctattttcctcccccaaaactaaggtgcatcttatacttcggtgcgtcttatactccaaaaacatGGTAAATGCCCAGATGGGCAAAGCTAGGATTTACCTGTATTTTTTCCATTAATTTTTTGTTCTTCTGAGTTAGAGACTCTATCTGGCCCTGCAGAGTTGCTAGAAGTTCTTCCGTGGAGGCAGTTAAGGTTTTCTTGGAGAGAAGCTCAGCAGTTGctaaaaagagaagaaggaggcggAGGAGCAGGAGgcggagaaggaagaggagaaagagaaggaggaggaggaggaggaagagaagaggaggaggaggagaaaaaaggaggaggaggatgaagaggagaaagagaaaaggaggaggaggaggaggtggaagaggaggaggaggagaaggagaggagaaagaggaggaggaggatgaaagagagaagggaggaggaga
Protein-coding sequences here:
- the ANKRD24 gene encoding ankyrin repeat domain-containing protein 24; translation: MIEIEIEITTAELLSKKTLTASTEELLATLQGQIESLTQKNKKLMEKIQVLEQDEKDLSEADASGDFIPIILYDSLRSEFEKLKGQQLEAQELLKSLESNGTDGGPPKLVSAEAYEQLKDDYEKQIAALKEALEKISLPDDQIREDRATESKAGSEQEGKGKFNPVTREEMEELMNELSETQEKYQAALAEVKLLEEQIELGILSVEDKDAAESSRIELETVKAALHKTQEELKEQDQKTKDLEVLLRAQEEKGAQNYDEMKATLGASLDAISQEKEALRKRCTSAEAELRELRASLEEERHEVLEGKSSVSQALQEETSKLREQLRAMTKQHEEVKAHVEELREGREKLEEELQATKERLASQCVSRVEHEGMVEKLKATHSGAEKRLLEMKEKYTSTQTELAELQKTTEAYRRESVPLAEHARAKEALEGTLWELKAKGKLLEQELKAKAQEASHLQAQLDEVRQGTVSKETHEQLRAASQAEIEALKAKLSDLGSKHERTCTEVFQVQREALFMKSEKHAAEAQLAAAEKQLQSLRAESERLQELHSHIEDSAKLVKEKDKKITELSKEVFKLKEALKDLSELSSGASLKGIFSPKAESELEVATFQRRIKDLEQQLIESERRHNNIISLYRGHLLYAIQ